One window from the genome of Salvia miltiorrhiza cultivar Shanhuang (shh) chromosome 7, IMPLAD_Smil_shh, whole genome shotgun sequence encodes:
- the LOC130994041 gene encoding uncharacterized protein LOC130994041, with product MSVPRPSFWRVLSDTWRILSSNPLHFAALSLLFIFPISLFNVIHTLILPPSPSPLSHYRRLLSTEIPSLDKSQILYLVALLIFNLCSVASVTHSIFHGFNGKPIKLAASLKSILSSFLPLLATKIVYLIIFAAITFGYGICIGFVFLGLFFLGFDVEPSSKSSMAVVIVTMIPFLALFFYLGIKWYLAWSIVVVESKYGFAPFKRSSNLVKGAKLVALLMILVLAILQMILSGWFSALGGGRGCSGGVVVQLVAYAVLSSVVALFGLAADTVLLVHCKEFNNENGELEFVSDEKKLGQVYVPLPVDEVV from the coding sequence atgtCAGTCCCTAGGCCAAGCTTTTGGAGGGTCCTCTCCGACACCTGGCGCATACTGAGCTCCAATCCCCTCCATTTCGCAGCCCTATCACTCCTTTTCATCTTCCCCATCTCGCTGTTTAACGTCATCCACACTTTGATTTTGCCGCCATCTCCCTCTCCACTTTCTCACTATCGCCGCCTCCTCTCCACTGAAATCCCCTCCTTGGACAAATCCCAAATCCTCTACTTGGTAGCTCTCCTCATCTTCAACCTCTGCTCCGTCGCTTCCGTCACCCACAGCATCTTCCATGGCTTCAACGGCAAGCCCATCAAACTCGCCGCCTCCCTCAAATCCATCCTCTCCTCCTTCCTCCCTCTCCTCGCCACCAAGATCGTCTACTTAATCATCTTCGCGGCTATTACCTTCGGCTACGGAATCTGCATAGGTTTCGTTTTCCTGGGTTTGTTTTTTCTAGGGTTCGATGTCGAGCCCAGCAGCAAATCCTCCATGGCCGTCGTTATCGTCACGATGATCCCGTTTCTCGCACTCTTCTTCTACTTGGGCATAAAGTGGTATCTGGCGTGGTCTATAGTCGTCGTCGAATCCAAGTACGGCTTCGCGCCATTCAAGAGGAGCTCGAATCTGGTGAAGGGGGCGAAGCTGGTGGCCTTGTTGATGATCTTGGTGTTGGCGATTCTGCAGATGATTTTGTCGGGATGGTTCTCTGCTTTGGGCGGCGGGAGAGGATGCAGCGGCGGCGTGGTTGTGCAATTGGTGGCTTACGCTGTGTTGAGTAGCGTGGTGGCGCTCTTTGGCTTGGCTGCAGACACGGTGTTGCTGGTCCATTGCAAAGAGTTTAATAATGAGAATGGGGAATTGGAGTTTGTGAGTGATGAGAAGAAGTTAGGGCAGGTTTATGTCCCGTTGCCTGTTGACGAGGTCGTCTAG